From the Euphorbia lathyris chromosome 6, ddEupLath1.1, whole genome shotgun sequence genome, one window contains:
- the LOC136232739 gene encoding pentatricopeptide repeat-containing protein At1g77360, mitochondrial-like, with translation MEAVDEHSPYRPQLQHYSTKLGAPDVHSSVKLFSEILTGTDLQDIEAALNSVGTAPTPEVVHEVLKLSYKNPTSAIEFFRWVGGFQKPSPYAWNLMVDLLGKNGLFEPMWDAIRSMKEENVLSMATFASVFGSYCSDGRFDEAVMSFDVMDKYGIQQDVVAVNSLLSAICRVDNQTMKALEFFERMKSKISPDADSYAILLEGWEKEGNAAQAKITFSEMVKQIGWSRDDIPAYDAFLNTLVRASKAGEAVKFLKVMKDKDCLPGSKFFSHILDVLSKQNDYVHAVPLWDIMISSGLLPNLTMYNMMIGLLCSKNDSDNAFRLLDEMVLYGAFPESSTYNMIFRSLIKNQKVSEAGKFFREMIKNESPPTYFDCAAAISMLMHGDDPEMAIEIWDYMLKTNELPLDESANALLNGLCNMRRFSEIKRFAEDMLDREINIYESTMAKLKNAFYKEGRSARDKFDRLSKRWKSS, from the coding sequence ATGGAGGCCGTGGACGAACATTCTCCCTATCGACCCCAATTGCAGCATTACAGCACTAAATTGGGCGCACCTGATGTTCACTCATCAGTTAAACTCTTTTCTGAAATTCTTACCGGAACTGATCTGCAAGATATTGAAGCTGCACTCAATTCAGTTGGAACTGCTCCCACTCCTGAAGTTGTTCATGAAGTTCTTAAGCTATCTTACAAAAACCCTACTTCAGCGATCGAATTTTTCCGCTGGGTCGGGGGTTTTCAAAAACCCTCTCCATATGCTTGGAATCTTATGGTGGACCTGCTTGGTAAGAACGGCCTATTCGAGCCTATGTGGGATGCAATTCGCTCTATGAAAGAAGAAAATGTGTTGTCTATGGCGACTTTTGCTTCGGTTTTTGGGAGTTACTGCTCTGATGGTAGGTTTGATGAAGCTGTAATGAGTTTTGATGTTATGGATAAGTATGGTATTCAACAAGATGTTGTGGCTGTGAATTCACTTTTGAGTGCAATCTGTCGTGTGGATAATCAGACTATGAAGGCATTGGAGTTTTTTGAGAGGATGAAGTCGAAGATTTCTCCAGATGCTGACTCATATGCTATTTTGTTGGAAGGGTGGGAAAAGGAAGGGAATGCAGCTCAAGCAAAGATTACATTCAGTGAGATGGTAAAGCAGATTGGATGGAGTCGCGACGACATTCCTGCATATGATGCCTTTTTGAACACACTCGTTCGAGCTTCGAAAGCAGGTGAAGCTGTCAAGTTCCTTAAAGTTATGAAGGACAAGGATTGCTTGCCAGGTTCTAAATTTTTCTCCCATATTCTTGATGTGCTTTCTAAGCAAAATGATTATGTGCATGCTGTTCCACTGTGGGATATAATGATCAGTAGTGGGTTATTACCCAATTTGACTATGTACAATATGATGATTGGCTTGCTATGCAGCAAAAACGACAGTGACAATGCTTTTCGGTTGCTTGATGAGATGGTTTTATACGGAGCTTTTCCAGAATCTTCGACATATAATATGATTTTCCGATCTCTAATTAAAAACCAAAAGGTTTCTGAAGCGGGCAAGTTCTTCCGTGAGATGATCAAGAATGAAAGCCCTCCAACATATTTTGATTGTGCTGCAGCCATCTCAATGTTGATGCATGGCGATGACCCTGAAATGGCAATTGAAATATGGGACTACATGCTCAAAACCAATGAGTTGCCTCTTGATGAAAGTGCAAATGCGCTTCTCAATGGACTCTGTAATATGCGTAGGTTCTCAGAGATCAAGAGATTTGCAGAAGATATGCTTGATAGAGAAATCAATATATATGAATCAACTATGGCAAAATTGAAAAATGCTTTTTACAAGGAGGGTAGAAGTGCAAGAGACAAGTTTGATAGGCTTTCTAAGCGATGGAAATCGTCCTGA
- the LOC136233943 gene encoding 33 kDa ribonucleoprotein, chloroplastic: protein MVALEALSSLFYPHLSSSSFKTLSSSTPRPLFLNLHSSTFTQNLPLSPFQFKTNPATRKLSFIQRCTAVEDISADTKRQLLQKRKLCVVNLPWSLSVVDIKNLFGQCGTVADVEIIKQKNGRSRGFAFVTMNSPEEAQMVIDKFDSQEVSGRIIKVEFAKAFKKPSPPLPPGALIGGETRHKLYVSNLAWKVRSTHLRDFFAVNFNPISSRVVFDSPTGRSSGYGFVSFATKEEAEAAVSTFNGKELMGRPISLKISDKKTDESESKEPEEENSGAT from the exons ATGGTGGCATTAGAGGCTCTATCTTCTCTCTTCTATCcccatctttcttcttcctcctttaaAACCCTATCTTCTTCCACACCACGTCCTCTGTTTCTCAATCTCCATTCTTCCACTTTTACCCAAAATCTTCCTCTCTCTCCTTTCCAATTCAAAACCAATCCAGCAACTAGAAAGCTTTCCTTTATTCAACGATGTACGGCTGTAGAAGACATTTCAGCAGATACAAAGCGTCAGCTACTCCAGAAGAGAAAGCTTTGTGTGGTGAATTTGCCTTGGTCTCTTTCCGTCGTTGATATCAAAAACCTTTTCGGCCAGTGTGGTACTGTGGCAGATGTTGAG ATTATAAAGCAAAAAAATGGGAGGAGTAGAGGATTTGCATTTGTGACTATGAATTCTCCGGAGGAAGCTCAGATGGTTATTGATAAATTTGACTCTCAG GAAGTGTCTGGGAGGATCATAAAGGTGGAATTTGCAAAGGCATTCAAGAAACCTTCTCCTCCCCTACCTCCAGGTGCCCTTATTGGAGGGGAAACACGACATAAGCTTTATGTATCGAATCTTGCTTGGAAAGTTAGATCAACTCATCTAAGAGATTTTTTTGCTGtgaatttcaatccaatttcAAGTAGAGTTGTTTTTGATAGCCCTACAGGAAGATCTTCCGGCTATGGATTTGTCTCATTTGCCACAAAGGAGGAAGCAGAGGCCGCGGTTTCTACATTCAATGGAAAG GAATTGATGGGTCGGCCAATTAGCCTTAAAATTAGTGATAAAAAGACCGATGAATCTGAAAGCAAGGAACCGGAGGAAGAAAATTCGGGGGCAACATGA